The Eurosta solidaginis isolate ZX-2024a chromosome 4, ASM4086904v1, whole genome shotgun sequence genome includes a window with the following:
- the LOC137249343 gene encoding uncharacterized protein: MEINKKYARTTQAQLRWYIAFCKDHPELMQGKNCPKSPNQIQDSWKEISTNLNSMVGPARTPDAWRESLRNWRKQLRARARKLISERRRIGGGVNPVDELTDFEQQVLETFGIAAVEGHSTRVMPKTFRQHRRWGRVVLITMS; encoded by the exons ATGGAGATCAACAA GAAGTATGCACGCACTACACAAGCCCAGCTGCGATGGTATATCGCATTTTGCAAGGACCACCCCGAACTAATGCAGGGAAAAAACTGCCCCAAATCGCCGAACCAAATTCAAGATTCGTGGAAAGAGATTTCCACAAATTTGAATTCAATGGTCGGCCCAGCAAGGACTCCTGACGCTTGGCGAgaa AGTTTGCGAAACTGGCGGAAGCAGTTGCGTGCTCGGGCTCGTAAGCTCATTAGTGAGCGACGACGAATTGGCGGAGGAGTAAATCCTGTGGATGAGCTGACGGATTTCGAGCAGCAAGTGTTGGAGACTTTTGGAATTGCTGCTGTAGAAGGTCACTC AACGAGAGTAATGCCGAAAACATTTCGCCAGCACCGGAGGTGGGGCCGAGTTGTACTCATCACGATGAGTTGA